The following coding sequences are from one Triticum aestivum cultivar Chinese Spring chromosome 5A, IWGSC CS RefSeq v2.1, whole genome shotgun sequence window:
- the LOC123102555 gene encoding intermediate cleaving peptidase 55, mitochondrial codes for MATAARFLRRTLRASEVASRLLSTSHSIVRRAAYTTGGIIDVGQPTPKSHPELLADEEITPGITSEEYMSRRKKLVDALPEKSLAIIASADQQMMTDVVPYSFRQNGDYLYITGCTQPGGVAVLSKETGLCMFMPDKHKEDVVWEGQTAGVEAAVDFFKADKAFPLSEMKKILPEMIEQSKVVYHNAKASTSSYRNFDAFRRASLNNKVKDLMHYTDELRWIKSKSEIKLMRESASIVSQSLLQTMLLSRTHREESQLAAKIEYECKMRGAQRMAFHPVVGGGANGSVVHYSRNDKKIKSGDLVLMDVGCEYHGYLSDLTRTWPPCGRFSAAQEELYSLILETNKECIKLCKPGTSIREIHHHSVKMLISGFQELGIIGKGKSIQYNYLNPTSIGHSLGMDIHDSTSLTLDKPLEPGVVITIEPGIYIPQVPILNENAPDRFRGIGIRIEDEVLITENGHEVLTASVPKEIPHLTTLMNMGGGGSTTESHEARAACN; via the exons atggcgacggcggcgcgatTCTTGCGAAGGACGCTCCGAGCAAGCGAG GTGGCGTCTCGGTTGTTATCTACCTCTCACAGTATAGTTAGGCGTGCTGCATATACTACCGGAGGAATAATTGATGTTGGCCAACCAACACCCAAATCTCATCCTGAG TTATTAGCTGATGAGGAGATTACACCAGGCATCACAAGTGAGGAGTACATGTCCAGAAGAAAAAAGCTTGTGGATGCTTTACCAGAGAAGAGCTTGGCCATAATTGCATCTGCAGATCAGCAGATGATGACTGATGTAGTTCCGTACTCATTCAGACAGAATGGTGATTACCTGTACATTACAGGTTGTACACAACCTGGTGGTGTAGCGGTTTTAAGTAAGGAAACTGGTTTATGCATGTTCATGCCAGATAAACATAAGGAG GATGTAGTTTGGGAAGGTCAGACTGCTGGAGTTGAAGCAGCTGTGGATTTCTTCAAGGCAGATAAAGCATTTCCACTTAGTGAGATGAAAAAG ATCCTTCCTGAAATGATTGAGCAATCAAAAGTGGTGTATCACAATGCAAAGGCATCCACATCTTCTTATAGGAACTTTGATGCCTTCCGCAGGGCATCACTTAACAATAAAGTAAAAGATCTTATGCATTACACTGATGAACTGCGGTGGATCAAGTCAAAGTCGGAAATCAAGTTGATGAGGGAGTCAGCATCTATTGTTTCTCAG TCTCTTTTGCAGACAATGTTGctctcaaggacccacagagaggaAAGCCAGTTAGCTGCTAAAATAGAGTATGAGTGCAAAATGAGAGGTGCCCAAAGAATGGC GTTCCATCCTGTAGTTGGTGGTGGAGCAAATGGCAGTGTTGTACATTACTCGAGAAATGATAAGAAG ATCAAATCGGGTGATCTTGTCCTCATGGATGTTGGATGTGAGTACCATGGCTACCTTAGTGACCTGACACGGACATGGCCACCCTGTGGTAGATTTTCAGCTGCTCAG GAAGAACTGTACAGTTTAATACTGGAGACGAATAAGGAATGCATAAAGCTTTGTAAACCAGGCACGAGCATTAGAGAGATACACCATCATTCG GTCAAGATGTTGATAAGCGGATTCCAAGAACTTGGAATTATAGGGAAGGGCAAATCTATCCAATACAATTATTTGAATCCAACCTCAATAG GTCATTCTTTGGGAATGGATATACATGACTCCACGAGCCTCACCTTAGACAAACCCTTGGAGCCAGGCGTT GTAATAACCATTGAACCGGGGATCTACATTCCCCAGGTCCCGATACTCAACGAGAATGCCCCGGACAGGTTCCGGGGCATCGGAATAAGGATCGAGGACGAGGTCCTCATCACCGAGAACGGCCATGAG GTGTTGACGGCGTCGGTGCCGAAGGAGATCCCCCACCTCACCACCCTGATGAACATGGGCGGCGGTGGCTCCACGACGGAATCCCATGAAGCGAGAGCTGCTTGCAACTGA